Proteins encoded by one window of Arachis ipaensis cultivar K30076 chromosome B04, Araip1.1, whole genome shotgun sequence:
- the LOC107637585 gene encoding desiccation-related protein PCC13-62, with product MAVHHIRIISVLLIASLPFTIAIEGKGNSSEPSDADRIEFALNLEYLEAEFFLYGALGYGLDVVAPELAGGGPAPIGAQLAALSPLVRDLISQFAYQEVGHLRAIKKEVKGFPRPVLDLRVGTFARIMDSAFGRRLYPPFDPYASEINYLLASYVIPYVGLTGYVGTNPQLQNTTSKRLVAGLLGVESGQDAVIRTWLYERLEVRVMPYRLTVAEFTNRISVLRDRLGNAGVKDEGLVVPMALGAEGRVVGNVLAANNASLSYDRTPEEILRIVYGTGDAHIPGGFFPNGASGAIAKSFLQS from the exons ATGGCAGTTCATCACATTCGCATTATTTCAGTTTTGCTAATAGCGTCGCTCCCCTTCACGATTGCTATAGAAGGCAAGGGAAACTCATCAGAACCTTCAGATGCGGATCGGATTGAATTCGCTCTGAATTTGGAGTACTTGGAAGCCGAGTTCTTCTTGTATGGAGCATTGGGTTATGGCTTGGATGTGGTTGCCCCTGAATTAGCAGGAGGAGGACCTGCTCCCATTGGTGCCCAATTAGCTGCTCTTAGTCCTCTTGTTAGGGATCTTATCTCACAATTTGCTTATCAAGAAGTTGGACATTTGAG GGCCATAAAGAAAGAGGTGAAAGGGTTCCCAAGGCCAGTATTGGATCTAAGAGTAGGAACATTTGCGAGAATAATGGATAGTGCTTTTGGGAGAAGGCTCTATCCTCCATTTGATCCCTATGCAAGTGAGATCAACTATTTGCTTGCATCTTACGTTATTCCTTATGTTGGCCTTACTGGTTATGTTGGTACCAATCCACAGCTTCAAAACACCACTTCTAAGAGG CTCGTTGCAGGTCTACTAGGAGTAGAATCTGGGCAAGATGCAGTTATTCGAACATGGCTATACGAACGCTTAGAAGTTCGTGTGATGCCTTATAGATTGACAGTTGCGGAGTTCACAAATCGCATCTCAGTGCTTAGAGACAGATTAGGAAACGCTGGTGTGAAAGATGAGGGTCTTGTTGTTCCAATGGCATTGGGTGCTGAAGGCAGGGTTGTAGGGAATGTTCTTGCTGCTAACAATGCTTCACTCTCATATGATAGGACTCCTGAAGAAATATTGAGAATTGTTTATGGAACTGGTGATGCTCATATTCCTGGTGGCTTCTTTCCTAATGGAGCTAGTGGTGCTATTGCTAAATCTTTCTTGCAATCTTAA